A single Chiloscyllium punctatum isolate Juve2018m chromosome 14, sChiPun1.3, whole genome shotgun sequence DNA region contains:
- the nkx6.1 gene encoding homeobox protein Nkx-6.1 produces the protein MLAVGQMEGSRQSAFVLSSPPLAALHSMTEMKNPLNPYSLQTGPGSVTGPSSITSSPSPAGIISAAASTGLKSTSSLPGFLAQQLSSTTPHGINDILSRPAMLPGGAGGAGSAGGGGGGGGGGGGGGVASALLSGIPRFNASLSPPPPGMYFSPGAAAAAAAAAAAAAVARYPKPLAELPGRTPIFWPGVMQSPPWRDARLGCSPHQSAMLIDKDGKRKHTRPTFSGQQIFALEKTFEQTKYLAGPERARLAYSLGMTESQVKVWFQNRRTKWRKKHAAEMATAKKKQDSETERLKGTSENEDDDDEYNKPLDPNSDDEKISQLLKKHKPNTLHVLTSENESS, from the exons ATGTTAGCGGTCGGACAGATGGAGGGGAGCCGCCAGAGCGCGTTTGTGCTGAGCAGTCCGCCCTTAGCGGCCCTGCATAGTATGACCGAGATGAAGAACCCCTTGAATCCTTACTCTCTCCAGACGGGGCCCGGCTCAGTCACCGGCCCTTCCTCCATCACATCGTCTCCTAGCCCGGCGGGGATTATCAGCGCGGCCGCTTCCACGGGGCTCAAGTCGACCTCCAGCCTGCCCGGTTTCCTGGCCCAGCAGCTCTCGTCCACCACCCCTCACGGGATTAACGACATCCTGAGCCGGCCGGCGATGCTCCCGGGCGGAGCTGGAGGCGCTGGgagtgctggaggtggtggaggtggtggtggtggaggaggaggaggcgggGTCGCCTCTGCCCTGCTCTCGGGAATCCCTCGTTTCAACGCCAGTCTCAGCCCCCCTCCCCCGGGTATGTATTTCAGCCCGGgagcggcggcggcggcggcggcagcGGCGGCGGCTGCGGCGGTGGCTCGTTATCCCAAACCGTTAGCTGAGCTGCCCGGCAGGACCCCCATCTTCTGGCCGGGAGTGATGCAGAGTCCACCTTGGAGAGACGCCCGGCTAGGCTGCTCCCCGC ATCAGAGCGCCATGCTGATCGATAAAGACGGGAAGAGAAAGCACACCAGACCCACGTTCTCCGGCCAACAAATTTTCGCGTTGGAGAAAACTTTCGAACAAACGAAATATTTAGCCGGACCCGAGAGGGCGAGACTGGCGTACTCACTGGGAATGACTGAGAGTCAAGTCAAG GTCTGGTTCCAAAACAGACGGACGAAGTGGAGAAAGAAACACGCCGCGGAAATGGCCACAGCCAAAAAGAAGCAGGACtcggagacagagagactgaaggGCACCTCGGAAAACGAGGATGACGATGATGAATACAACAAGCCGCTGGATCCCAATTCGGACGACGAAAAAATCTCCCAATTACTCAAGAAACACAAACCCAACACATTGCACGTTCTTACCAGTGAAAACGAAAGCTCATAG